The segment ATGTCTGGCATACACACTCCTCTTTCTTTCTGTTTTTGGCAGACAGAGCTATGCGCCCCTCTCCTGCCCGTTTCCAGTGACGGGCCTAATTATATGGGAGCGGTGTAATAAATGTCAATAAGTTTTTTACATTTTTGTGACATATGACATTGTGATTTAATGATTTTTTAATATTTTCGTCAATATAGCAGAAAAATAACCATTATTTTTGTATGTTTTTTATAGGGTTTTTCGATGGAGTCTGTCCCGAGTTATTACATTTTTATTAATTTCTTCCATGTAAAAATCTTGTCGTTTCCGGGAGTCTGTTTTTTATGTAAACCTATCTGCTGTCTGAAAAACACCTGGGCACCTCTCTCATAAGCTCCCAGGCGATGTTTTTCTCTCCTCAGTTCTGCCTCTGCTCCCTGCCCTACTCCCTTACCAGCGGAGCAAATGCAGCCTCTGTATAAGCTGCAAGCTGTTCCGGATCTATGAGAATCTGCACGCCTCTCATACCTGCACTCACTGCAATTTTATCAAAAAGAACTGCTGTTTCTTCTATATAAGTAGGAAACTTCTTTTTCATTCCGATAGGCGAACAGCCGCCGCGGATATACCCGGTCAGGGGAAGCAGCTCCTTCATGTGAATCATCTCCACCTTCTTATCCCCAGCCGCCTTGGCAACCTTCTTTAAATCCAGCTCCTCGTCCACGGGTATACAGCAGACCAGATATCCCGTCTTCTCCCCTCTCAGCACCAGGGTTTTAAACATAGAATCGTGATCCACCCCCATCATGTCAGCCGCATGGCTTCCGGAGAGATCATTTTCATCTACCTCGTACTCTCCTGCCTCATACTCGATTCCCGCTGCGTCCAGAAGCCGCATTACATTTGTCCTGGTCATACTCTGTCATTCCTCCTGTGCTTTTGCCGTTCTCTTTTCCAGACCTGTTTTCCTATTTTTTCTTCATCCCTCTGCAGATTCTCACTTCCCTACTTCTGGTACAGATACAGCCACGGCGTATTGACCGGAAGACGGCCAAATTCCTCCCTGTCATACTGCCTGACCTCTTTTCCCTTTCGGACACGGAGGAGGCGGTCGGCCAGAGCCATAGAATCGGCCAGATTGACTGCCAGAATCACCACGGCTATGCCTTTCTCCAAAAGCTCCTCCAAAAGCCTGTATATGTGGATGCGCTGCGATACCCCTGCGCCTTTAAAGGGCTGGACGCAGAATACCACATCCGGGTTCTGCAGAAGAATTCTCGTGTAAATTAAATCATATTTCTGGCCTTCCGTCAATTCATCCACAGGAATGTCGAAGACTTCCCTGCCCAGGCGGTCTGCCAACTCCATCCGCAGGCTCTTTTTTACTCCTCCTCCCAGCCAGACTCCAGGCAGCCTGTGATCCAGGTTAAAGCACAGGTTATCCAGATAATTCATGTTGGAAAACAGCATGGTTCTGGCCGGAAGCTCCTGTATCACGGCAAGCCGCCTGTCCCTGCCGTACTGAAGTGGGCTTCCTCCTATCTCCACAGTTCCTTTCTCCGGCCGCTTTTCCCCTGACAGCACAGACAGAAGCCCCGGAATCACCTGATTGTCCAGATCCTGAAGGACCAGGCACTCTCCGGGGGATACGAAAAAATCAAGGGGCCCCATCTCCCTGTATTTCAGCCCCTTTAGCCGGAGGGCGGCCCGCCTCTCTGTCTGGCTGTCCGGTTTTCTTGCCATCTGTTCCTTCACCATCCGCTCAAACTCCTCCGTACAGTTCAGCAGGAAAAGTTCCGGAACCGTATCAAAGCTGTGAAAGATTTTCGTGATCTGCCCGTTCATCATCAGAGCTGTCCGGCCGCAGATCTGCCTTACCTCCTCAAAATGGGGCGCCACATAGAGAAAGGAAATCCCCTTTCCTGCATAATACCGTAGAATTCCCCTGAGCTTTTCCAGCTCTGCGTCGCTGATAAAGGTGCTGACATCGAAGAGGATAATCAGCCGGTGCCCGGCCACCACCCCCTTTAACAGCTCTACCACAAACCGCTCAAACACCGACAGACTCTCCACATAGGCATCTGCCGAAATTTCCATCTGGATATCTGCGAGAAAGGGCTCCAGCTGCTCCCTGAGGATCCGTGGTTTAATCAGGCGTTTTTTAAAGCCGGGACGCAGGACAAATATGTTGTCAGCTACAGTGAGTTTCTCTGCCAGACTGCTCCTGTTCTGAATCAGAGTGATGCGGTTCGGCTTCTGGGCACAGCCTCTCCACTGATTCACCAGACGCCCGTTATAATAGATATATCCGTAATGGATAGGCGTGTTCTGCCTCAGCAGATTCAATAGTGGATAGAGACCATGGTTGTCCACCGGCACCAGCCCCATGATTTCTCCCTCCCACACAGTCAGACTGAAATTTTTAAGCTGGGTATCCCCGTCCTCCCTCAATGTCACACGTTCCATCCGCAAAATCTCTTTTTTCATTTCAGCGCCTCTCTGTTCTTGATTTCCCTGTCGCTGGTGATGGCAGGCAGGGAGATCTCCACATCGGTCCCCACCCCCGGCATGGAGAATACATGGAGCCCATACTCCTCCCCAAAGAGCAGATGAATCCTGTTATTGACATTGACCAGGGCGATTCCTCCCTTTGACGCTTCGCCGGAAGCTACCTCCTTCCCGCTCTTCTCCAGCCGCTCGTTCATACGGGCCAGAGCCTTTTCGTCCATTCCCACCCCGTCATCGGAGATGGTAATTAACAGCCTCGTTCCGCTGCGCTCCAGACGTATGGTGAGCTTTCCGCTTCCCAGCTTCAGCTCCGTCCCGTGGATAATGCTGTTTTCGAGAATAGGCTGCATGGTCAGCTTGGGCAGGCGGCAGCGGTAAATTTCGTCTCTGTCGTCCGGGTCACAGATCACAGAAAGGCTCAGCCTGGGCCCAAACCGGTACTGCTGAATCCGGAAATACGTTTCACAGTTCTGAAGCTCTTCCTCCACGGAAACGAGATTCTCCACCTTACTGATCGTATAGCGGAAGAAGGCAGCCAGAGCCTCCGTCATGTCAGCCACACTGGCCAGCCCTGAGATCAGGGCCTCGCTGCGGATGCTCTCCAGCGTATTGTAGAGAAAATGGGGATTGATCTGGTTCTGCAGGGCCAGATACTGGGCCTGTCTTTTATTCAGCTTTAAGAGCTTTGCCGAGTCCAGCATCTCTCCCAGCCGCTCCACCAGCATAGCCTCCGCATGAGTCATGCCAGCCCCCTGCAGCTCTGAGAGCTCTGTTATATATCCGTCCAGAAACAGGCGCATGGTCTTTTCCATGCGCCTGTACGGCCTGATCACCCATATATAATTGATCCAGCCGAAGGCGGCCAGCACTGCAAAACCGGCCGTCCACAGCCAGACTGGCCTTCCCTCAGACAGCCCGCTGAGAAATGATACTGCGAGAATCAGGGCAGACAGGAGAAACAGAGCCGCAGTGACAGCCTGCATCCGGCAGAACAGATATACATTTCCCTTTTTATCCATACTGGCCTCCTGACATATCTCTTTTCTAACCGTACATCTTCCGGTATTCAGCCGGATTCAGCCCTGTCGCCCGGTGGAACGTGTGGGTGAAATGTTTCCGGTCGCTGTAGCCCACTCTCTCGCAGATCTCAGAAACCGGAAGGTTCGTTTCCCTCAGAAGTGTTTTGGCCTCCTCCATCCTTACCCTGGTCAGATACTTGGCAAACCCCTCTCCTGTTTCCTTCTTGAACAGAGAGCTGAAGTAGCTGGCGCTGAAGCCTGCCGCCTCACAGACCTCCTCCAGTGTAATGGGATCCTGAAAGTGCTGCATCACATACTGCTTGGCCATCCGGATCGGGCGGCTGGCCTCATTCTGCCGCTCTCCCTCAGCCACCATGAGAAGCTCCTCCTGTCTGCGGGACAGCAGCGCAAACAGCTCTCTGCTGTCTGCACACTGACATAAATCCAGGTCAAATTCCCGCTGGGCCTTCTGCGCATCCCCGTGAACCATCCGGGCAATAAACAGCCGGCCTGCGGAAAGCACCAGACCAAAAATCTCCCTTCCGCAGACTCCCTCCTGGGTCAGAACCCTCTCCTGCATGGTCTCTACCGCTTCTGCCGCTTCCCTGACATTCAGTGTTTCTATGGCATGTTCCATATCCCTGGCATAGCGGTCCAGGATCTCCTGGACCGGGAGCCCGGAAGATCTCGGAACATGCTCAAACAGCCGGCCCGGCCCTTCTATCAGCCGTTCCGCCAGAGCGTCCTGGGCTTCCTTCAGGGAGGAAGACAGGTGTCCGGCCTCCCCTGTCCAGTCTCCCAGAGCGGCTGAAAAACGCACAGGGCCAAACATCCCGTTTCCTGCCTCAAGCTGTCCCAGGCAGAAGCGGAATGCCTTTCTCACCTGTTCTCTTTTGTCGGAGCCGCAGCTTAACAAACCATATCCCGTATAGCCTTTGAAGCAAAAAATCACATCGCTGCAAAGCCCTTTAAGCCCTGCATTCAGAATCTCCTGAACCTTTTCCCTGACAACCTCAGCAGAAGTTCCAAAGGCGCCTGCCCGGCAGTCCAGCTTCACCAGAAACGCCTGCCCTTCAGAAAAGTCGAAATAGTAGGTTTCCTTTAAAATCTGATTCGTAAGGACAGGAGGCTGGGCGGACATCAGATCGTCAATGAGGCTGTTTCTCAGCCTCTTCAGGTCATTCTGGCTCTTTTTGTACCTGGCCTCCCCAACCTCCCGCCCGGCAGTCCTCTCCTCACACCGCTCCTTCATCTTTCGGAGGGTTTCCATCAGCTCGTCCTTCTTGATAGGCTTTAGCAGATAATTTCCGACCCCATATCGGATCGCTGTCTGAGCATACTCAAAATGAGCATATCCGCTGATGATCACAATCTCCAGCTCCGGGCGAAGCTCCTTCGCCCGCCTGATAAGCTCCAGGCCGTCGCAGCCCGGCATCCTGATGTCGGTGATCAGGATATCCGGCCTCTCCCTCTCTATAAGCTCCAGGGCCTCAAGTCCGTTCTCCGCAAGCCCTGCCACCTCCATGTCAAGGGCTTCCCAGTCGCCGAGAGCCTGAACCAGCCGGCAGATCAGCCTTTCATCATCAGCAATGATCACTTTCAGCATTGTCACACTCCCCCTTCGGCGGGATAGCTCTCTCCACCTCATCCTCGGAAGGAATGCTCGGGATTCCTCCCGGTCTTTCTGTGGAGAGGCTGGCAGCCGTACATGCGAAGGCGCCGATCCGGTAAAGCTCCTCCTCACTCAGCTCCTCCGGTCTCTTTCCTGTCCTTAAAAGCCGGCTCACCGCGCTTCCCCCGAATATGTCTCCTGCCCCTGTGGTGTCTATCGGCCTTACCTTCGGGCATGAGGCGCCGGCAGAGGCATGTCCGTTTGACAGATAGCAGCCCTTCGGCCCCAGTGTAACCATGGCAAGCTTTACCCCGTACTCAGAAATCAGCCTTCCCGCCGCCTCCTCAGGGCTTATCTCTCCCCACAGAAACTGCGTTTCCTCATCGCTGATCTTCACCACATCCGCCCTGGAAAGTCCCCAGAGGATCTCCTGCCGCGCCGCCTCCTTCGTTTTCCACAGAGGAAGGCGAAGGTTCGGATCAAAGGTGATCATCTTTCCCCTCTCTTTTGCATAGTCGACTGCCTTTCTGGTGGCCGTCCTGACCGGATCATCCGTCAGGCTCAGAGTTCCGAAGTGAAACACGCGGCTCTCGTCGATCAGGCCAAGATCCACCTCCTCAAAGCGAAGGCAGGTGTCGGCTCCCGGCTTTCTCGCAAAGCTGAAGGAGCGCTCCCCGCCCTCGGAGAAGGTGACGAAGGCGAGCGTTGTAAACACGTCCCTGTCCAGGATAATTCCCCTTGTCTGGATTCCCGCTTTCTTAAGAGTTCCGATCAGAAGACGGCCGAAGGCATCGTCGCCCACCTTTCCCACAAAGGCAGTTCTGGCGCCGTAGCGGTTCAGGGCAGCCAGGAAATTGCCCGGCGCCCCGCCCGGGTTGGCCTTCATAGAAGGGTATCCCCCCTCATCGGCTCCTGCAGAGGCAAAATCAATTAAAAGCTCCCCAAGCGCTGTCACATCATACATAGCTGTTTCTCCTCTCCTATTTATCATCCTTCCGGGCAGACCGCGAAGCGCCTGCGATAAAGCAGAGGCTACCTGGCCTTCGGATATTCATTGCAGAGCAGACGGTACGGCGGCTCGTCCTCCTCGATGGCCGGGAAACGGCCTACCTTTTCGTAGAATCGGTTGTCCGTATTGTCGTCATTGCACTGGCTCACCTCTCCTAACAGCACAGGCCCGCTTCCCTTCTCCACCTCGAAATCATGGTAGAGATAAGGATAAATCGTAATGCTCTCCCCAGGAGTCAGGCGCACCTGAGTTCCCGCCGGAACCACCATCTCCCGGCCGTCTACGTGGACGTGAACCTCCCTCTCCCGATCCAGATCCTCATCCTCTGTGGAATTGTATACACGGATCAGCACATTTCCGCCTCCCCGGTTGATGATATCCTCCATCTTGGACCAGTGAAAATGCATGGGGGAATACTGTCCTTCTTTAATGTAGAGGAGCTTCTCTGCATACGTCTTTGTATACTTGTCTCTCATTCCCAGGTTTCCGTTTCTGATCGTGATCAGCGAGAAGCCTACCTCATCAAATTTTCCCAGGCCATAATCGGTAATATCCCAGCCCAGCATATTGTCACGGATCTCGTCGTACTCATGCCCCTTCTCCTTCCACTCCTCCGGGGTAAAGCTGCAGAACGGCGGGATGGCAAACCGGTACTCCCTGATCATAGCCTCCATCTCCCTTAATGCCGCATTGATTTCACTTCTCTTCATAATAACCTGCCTCCTTTACTTTTCCTGCCTTTGCGCTTTTCTTTCTTATCTTCTTTCTCAGTCTTCTCTCTTATCTTTTTTACTTTTTATGCTTCTTCCTGATACCTGTTTTTCTTCTTTTCTCTGAGTCCGTTGAGGGCGGCTGACAGAGCCCCATAGTCTCCCAGCTCCTCCCCAAGCCCTGCGGGCACAACCCGGCAGGAGGCCAGACTCAGAGGCAGAGCCTCTCTTTTCAGGACTTCCTCCATGGGCGTTCTCAGCCGCTTTTCCTGGCGGAGGAATATGCTTCCTATCACAATCAGCTCCGGATTCAGAATATCCACCAGCATAGAAAGCCCAAGTCCCAGCATCCTGCCCGTCCTTCTGAATATTTCCAGAGCCAGCTCATCCCCCTGATCCGCAGCCTCTGCGATTCCTGCTGCAGTGGAAAAAAGCTCTCTCTTCTCCTCCAGTCCTCTTTCTTCTGCCAGGGCCCGTCCCATTCTGCCGATTCCGCCTCCGCTGCAGAATCCCTCAAAGGAGCCGGCCTTTCCAAAGCCCACCGGGCCGGTTTGGGAAAGCCTGATATGTCCTGCCTCTCCTGCCATATCGCAGGCGCCCCGGTAAAGATGTCCGTCCAGAATCAGTCCGGCACCAAGCCCTGTGCCGAAGGTCAGAAACACCATATTCCTCGTTCCTTTTCCCGCTCCCCACAGCCATTCGGCCAAGGCGCAGGCATTGGCGTCATTTTCCAGAAAAGCCGGCACGCCGAAGGCCTTCTCAAAGGGTGTGAGAATGTCAATGCCGTCCCATCCCGGAAGATTCGGCGGAGAGAGTATGAGCCCCCGTTCCGAACTGAGAGGCCCGCCGCAGCTCACGCCCACAGCCGAAAGCCTGTTCTGAGGGGCAGATGAGAGGAGCCTGCCAAGAGAATCCTTCATCCGCTCCACAGCCTCTCTAGGCGTCCCGGGAGTGGGAAATTTTTCCCTGCACAGAAGCTCCACCTGCCCTCCCTGTGCCCTTCCCAGGCTTACAGAACACTTCGTTCCTCCAATATCAATTCCTGCCAGATATTCCATTTTCTCTCCTCCCGGGCACCGCGATTCCATTTTTCTCCTGCTATCTTACCATGCCGGAAAGGATATTGCAATTTCCTTTCACCGCTTACTGCACAGAGAAAAGGGGATGGCCAAAAGCTCCCTGCCCTTTGCTCCATCCCCTTTTGGAACCGCCTTCTGCGGCCCGCTATCTGCCCTGGTTCGGGCTGTCATTTTTCAGTTCATTTCCAGATCCAGACTGCCTTCGCGGCCTTTCCATTATTCCTTCTTGAGAACTGATACACCTGTGTCTGTTGTAGCTCCGCCCAGGTCCTCTCCTTCCAGAGCCTGTACGCATGCCTTAACACCCTCATAGCCCATTACATCCGGGTTCTGAGCCATGGTGCACAGAAGATATCCGTCGTCGATTAAGCCAAGGATTGCATCAGACTTATCAAAGCCGACACCGATAATCTCGCTGTTTCCGGAAGCCTTGATTGCATTTCCGGCACCTGTTGTGGAGCCCTCATTGCATCCGAAGATTCCTACAACGCCCTGTGTAATGTAGTTCTCGGCAATGCTCTGGGATTTTGCTGCATCTCCCTCGCCGTACTGTGTTTCAAGAATCTCATAGTCTGTTCCCTCAAATGCAGAGCGGAAGCCTTCCTCACGCATAACGGTGGAATCGGTAGCTGCGTTTACATTGATGATTCCAATAGAGCCGGAGGTAACGCCTGCTGCCTCGAGAGCCTTGATCATCTCCTCGCCGGCTGTCTTGCCTGCTGCCTTGTTGTCTGTGGAGAAGGTTGCCTCTGCCTCTACATTGGCCGGAGAGTCAACATACACAATCTTCACACCTGCAGCTGCAGCCTCATTTAAAGCGGAGGAGATAGCATCCGGGCCGTTAGCTGCCACCATAATTGCCTCATATCCGCCTGCTACCGCGTTGTTTACGCACTCGATCTGCTGCGCGTCATCCTTTGTGTTCGGGGACATGAAGGTTACGGAAACGCCGAGCTCCTCAGCCGCCTTCTGAGCTCCCTCATTTAAGGTAACCCAGTGCTGGTCAATGGAGTCCATGGTAATCAGGGCGATCTTCCACTCCTTGCTTGCCTTCACATCTGCACCGGCCTCAGCCCCTGCTTCGGCTGCCTCTGTGGTCTCCTCTGCTGCAGTGGTCTCAGCCTCTGTTTCCGCTGCCTTTGTTGTCTCAGCCTGCGTTCCTGCGGCCTCCTGTGTTCCTGAGCTGCATCCTGCCAGAGAAACTGCTGCCAGACATGCGGTGCACAGAGCTGCTGCCAACCTCATTTTTTTCATGTTTTTTTCCTCCTGTTTTTCTTTTTTTTCTATCCATCAGCGCCTTGCGGCGTCAATGATATTCGTCTTACAGATTTTGCGCTTTCCTGTTCGTGTATCTGTTTTCCGCTATTTCTCCTGAACGGAAGATGTATGTCTCTTCTTAAACAGACCTTTTCTGAACACTACGTCGAGAAGCACTGCGAACACTACGATAACGCCGATTACCAGTCTCTGGATTCCCACCTGCACGCCGATCATGTTGAGGCCGTTCTCAAGAGTCTGCCATACAGCCGCTCCTGCCAGGGTTCCCAGAAGGATACCTGTACCGCCAAGAGGTGAAATTCCGCCGATTACGCCTGCCGCTACCGCGTACATCTCATACATGTTTCCTGCTTCCATATTTCCCATGTTGGCCTGTCCGCAGAGGATTAAGCCTACCACGAAGGAACAGAAGGCGCTGACGATGTAGGTCTTTGTCACTGTTGACACTACGCTGACGCCTGAGAGCTTTGCTGCCTCCACGTTAGAGCCGATCGCATAAATATGACGGCCGGTTCTCGTCTTGGAGAGCAGGAAAAAGAATATTACAAACAGAATAATGGCAATCCAGAAGGTGTTGTAGACACCGGCTGTCTTTCCGTAGTAGAACAGATTCTGAAATCCGTCTGCCGCCTCCTTGCCGATTCCGGAGCTGATAGCGTCTGTATTCCTGTTTCCGTTTACCATGTAGGCCACGCCTCTGGCCACGAACATGGTTCCCAGTGTTGCGATAAACGGGGGAAGCTGGCATTTTCCAACCAGAATTCCGTTGATCACGCCGATTGCCAGACAGCAGCATAACGTAATCATAATCGCCACCGCCGGGGTAATGCCGTGGGTCATAAGCGTCGCCGAGATCATGGCGCTCATTCCCACCACAGAACCGATGGAAAGGTCAATGTTTCCTGTAATAAGCACATAGCTCTGTCCGATACCGATAATCAGGTATTTGGACATGGAGCGCAGAAGGTTCATCACATTCTGGCCCGAAAAGACGGTGGGGTTAATCATACCGAAGGCGATATAGATGACAATCAGACCTACAAACGCCGTCATGGCTCCCCTCATTCCGCGTATATTCAAAAATCGTTTTAATGGATCCTGCTTTTTGCTGTTCATGTTCATCCTCCCCTTACTTTGCTCCGGCCTCCAGCTTATTCTCAAACTGGGTTGCCAGAGTCAGGATGCCGCTCTGAGTCGCCTCCTCTGCGCTCATCTCCCCAGTGATGCGTCCGTCGCACATGACAATGATCCGATCCGCGATTCCCATGACCTCCGGCATCTCAGAGGACACAAACATGACGGCAATCCCCTGTTTTTTCAGATCGTTCATCAGATTATAAATCTCTACCTTGGCGGCCACGTCGATTCCTCTCGTAGGCTCGTCAAAGATCACGACTCTGGAGTTTCTGGCCAGCCATTTTCCCACAACTACCTTCTGCTGGTTGCCGCCGGAGAGGTTGCCTGTGTTTACCTCCACACTGGGTGTCTTGACCTTCAGGTTCTCCACCACCCGGTCACACATCTCCAGCTCCTTCTGGCTGTTAATGACTCCGAATTTATTACAGAGCAGATCCAGATTCGGAAGGGCAATATTGTGGCGGATGCTGAGCTTGGTGCACAGCCCATCCTTCTTTCTGTCCTCCGGCGCAAGTACGATTCCTGCCCGAATCGCATCCTCCGGCTTCCGTATGGTCACCGGCTTTCCGTCGAGAATAATTTCCCCGCCCTCCTTCGGATCCACGCCGAAGATCGCTCTCGTAGTCTCTGTCCGTCCAGCTCCCATCAGCCCTGCAAAGCCCACAATCTCCCCCTCATAGAGGGAAAAGTTTACATTCCGGACCATGTGCCCCGCGTTCAGGTTTCTTACCTCCAGGACCTTCTTTCCCTTCTTGCAGGACACACGCGGGAATTTTTCCTTGATCTCACGGCCCACCATGTTCGCAATAATCTCATCCAGCGTCGTGTCCCTGAAATTCATGGATGTGATGAACTGTCCGTCCCTCATAATCATAACCCGGTCTACGATGTGGGACAGCTCCTCCAGCCTGTGAGATATGTAAACGATGCCGCAGCCTTTCGCCTTCAGATCCCTGATAATTCGGAACAGATCCTCAATCTCCCTGGCTGTCAGGGCCGATGTGGGCTCATCCATAATCAGGATTCTCGCGTGGGTGGACAGAGCCTTCGCAATCTCCACCATCTGCTGCTTGGACACAGGAAGCTCTCCGACCACCTGTCCCGGATCCATGTCAATTTTAAGCTCCTCCAGGATCCTGGCAGCTTCCTCCTCCATCTGCGCGTTTGAGAGGACGCCTGCCTTTACCTTTTCCCGTCCGAGGAACATGTTTTCCGCCACCGACAGATGGCGGCACATATTCAGCTCCTGGTGGATAATGGCGACACCGATCTCCTGGGCCTGCCTGGGAGTCAGATCTCCGTACTCCTTCCCGAAAATTTCAAGGCTCCCCTCGTCCCTGGTATAGACGCCGCTGAGAATCTTCATGAGGGTACTCTTCCCTGCTCCATTCTCACCTAAAAGGGCCATCACCTCACCGGAGCGAAGCTCAAACTGCACATGGTCAAGGGCCTTGACACCCGGGAAATTCTTGCTGATATTTTTCATGGAAACAATTGTTTCACCCATCTGTACCACCTGTTTTCCCTTCCCTTTTGTTTCAGTTATCTTTTCCAATATGTTTTTATTATACCAAAAGGTTTTTGTGCAATTAAGGGGTGTAATCTTTTTATTGTAGGGGATTTTTTATTGAATTTGTATTTATAATATATTTTTCGCTTTATTTATTTGTGTATTTTTGATATGGATGTATGATTCAGACAGTTCGAACTGTTCTTATGCTTTGATGCCGTTGGCAGTCTGCCGGCCTTACGGCCCTCCGGCCAGGCGGAGTGATGGAAAAGCACACCACTTTCCGCCTTTGGCCGCGGCGGGTCTTCTTTCCTGTGTTAACAGAATACGGCAGGTTTTATACTTCCGGAAGCTGGCTTTTGGCTCTTTTAGCTCCTCTCTTCTCCATCCTGAAATACAGCCAGCCGCCCAGAACCACAGACAGAAATTCGGTGACCGGCACTGCCAGCCACACACCGGTCAGTCCTCCGGCCTCCGCCATAAAAAACGCCATGGGGATGAGCAGCACAAGGCCTCTCAGAAGAGAAATCACCTGGGCCGGCACCGCCTGTTCCACTGCGGAAAAATAGGTGGTGAGCACAATGTTGAGTCCCACGAAAGGCACAGATATAAAATACAGTTTCAGTCCGATAACCGCTATCTGACCCATCCTTACACTATTTTCACTGTTAAAAATGCCGACGATGGGCTCTGCAAGGCCAAAAAGCCCTCCATAGATCAGAACGGACAGAGCTAATACAACTGCGGCTGCCCAGCGCAGAAGCTGCACTTCCCTCTCTTTTCTTCCGTACCCGTACTCCCTGCTCACCAGAGGCTGGATTCCCTGTCCGACTCCTGAGTATACAGCCACAACTACAAGAGCGATATTCGCAATCACGCCGTAGGCAGCTACCCCGGTGTTTCCCTCCAGCTCCAGAATGATTTTATTAAATACAATCATGACAACTCCTGATGAGAGCTGAGCCAAAAGCGAAGGGAATCCCAGGGAAACATTCATCTTTACCTGTTTTGGCAGGAGGCCTGTTTTCACTGCATGGAAGCCCTTTGACCGTTTCAGCCAGTGCGGCGACATAATGGCAATTCCTATAACGGGGGCGAGGCCTGTGGCCAAAGCTGCCCCGAAAATTCCCATGCCCAGAGGGAACATGAAAACATAATCGAGAATGATATTGGAAAAACTGCCCCCGATAGTGGCTGCCATGGACATTCCCGGATTTTTATCATTTCTCACAAAGCAGAGAAATATGTCATTCATCAAAAAGGCCGGTGAAAAGAGCATGAGGACTTTTAAATACGTATTTGTCATCTCAAGCACAGCCTCGTCCGCCCCCAGCAGGACGGCGAGCCTTTCTGAAAACAGGAGTCCCGAAAGGACAAAAAAGACTGAACAGGCCCCTGCCAGAAAAAGCGTATTCGTGAACATGAGGTTCGCCTCTCTGTCCTCGCCTCTGCTTTTGCATATGGAGAACCTGGTCGCTCCTCCCATGCCGAGCATCAGCCCTGTTCCATGGATCACATCATAAATCGGTATCGCCAGATTAAGCGCAGCGAGGCCATCCGTTCCAAGTCTCTGGGATACAAAAAATGTATCTGCCAGAATATAGCAGGAAATTGCCAGCATTCCTGCTACGCTGAGCGATATATACTCTGCAAACTCTCTGTGGATCTTTCCCATAAATACTGTCTCCTCCATGTTGTTTTTGCCTGATAAAAACCGGCTGCCGGTTTCCTGCAGAGGGCTGGAAAGGCGCAGGGCGCTTTCCTCTGTCAAAAACCCCTGTCAAAGAAAAAGAGCGCTAAGTTTTGTATCTACTTCGGCCTAACGATACAAAATTTAACGCTCTTACCCGGCGGCAATCAATCTCTATAAAGCTGTGTGTAAGAATAGCAGAAAACCTCAGGTCTGTCAACTAAAATTTAAAGTCTATTTTCCCGCAGAACCGGCAGAGCTTTGGCTCTCCGCTGCCATGTCTCTCTACTTCTGATTAATATAGTTGACCAGCCCTCCGGCTTCAATGATCTTCTGCATAAACGGCGGGAAGGCCTGCCCCTCAAAGCTCTCCCCTGTGGTCTTATCTGTAATCACTCCGCTGTCAAAGTCAATCTCCACCTCATGTCCTGC is part of the Clostridium sp. M62/1 genome and harbors:
- a CDS encoding MATE family efflux transporter encodes the protein MGKIHREFAEYISLSVAGMLAISCYILADTFFVSQRLGTDGLAALNLAIPIYDVIHGTGLMLGMGGATRFSICKSRGEDREANLMFTNTLFLAGACSVFFVLSGLLFSERLAVLLGADEAVLEMTNTYLKVLMLFSPAFLMNDIFLCFVRNDKNPGMSMAATIGGSFSNIILDYVFMFPLGMGIFGAALATGLAPVIGIAIMSPHWLKRSKGFHAVKTGLLPKQVKMNVSLGFPSLLAQLSSGVVMIVFNKIILELEGNTGVAAYGVIANIALVVVAVYSGVGQGIQPLVSREYGYGRKEREVQLLRWAAAVVLALSVLIYGGLFGLAEPIVGIFNSENSVRMGQIAVIGLKLYFISVPFVGLNIVLTTYFSAVEQAVPAQVISLLRGLVLLIPMAFFMAEAGGLTGVWLAVPVTEFLSVVLGGWLYFRMEKRGAKRAKSQLPEV